The Nostoc sp. 'Peltigera membranacea cyanobiont' N6 genome contains the following window.
GCGAAAAGCTTTACAATTATTAGAGATGGTGGGATTGAGCGATCGCGCCGACGAAAAAGCCAAAAACTTTGCTTACGGCGATCAGCGTCGGCTAGAAATTGCCCGCGCTTTAGCCTTAGAACCGCAAATCTTACTTCTCGATGAACCGGCGGCGGGGATGAACCCCAACGAAAAGCAGCAACTAAGTGAATTTATCCGCAGTCTGCGAGAACAATTTAATTTAACCATTGTGCTGATTGAACACCATGTACCCTTGGTTATGGGTTTGTGCGATCGCATTGCCGTGTTAGATTTTGGACAGTTGATTGCCTTGGGTGAACCAGCTGTAGTTAGAAACGATCCAGCTGTAATTGAAGCTTATTTGGGAAATGAATGATAACTAACTTGAGAATTACAAAATTTGTTGCAATTCCTCAATAGTATTTGCAGTGACAATATTCCGTAAAATTGTCTTAAAACGCTCTAAATCCTGAATCTGGTTAATTTGTGGCATTAAGTTTAAGCCGCGATCGCCAAATTTCAACTCTAAATTAATTTCAATCGCAGAAAGTATTCCTTGCAGTTCCCCGCGTGCTTCCCCGCGTTCTTCTCCGCGTGCTTCCCCTTCGCGTAAAATTTCTTGATACCAAGGTGACTCACGTAATACAGTCATATCCCACCTCATGATTTCTTGAACGAGTGTATTCTCTAAAACAAACGTAGCAAAAAAAGCTAGAACTGTTTCCAGTTGGTTTAGTTGTTCATCAGCACGGAGAATTCGCAATGCTTCTCTAATAATAGATTCATTTTCACCACCTTTAAGAATGGGTACAAATGGCAGTAAAGATGGTAAAGGTTGTTGAAAAGCAATATTGACATCAATTTCCCACAGATTAATCACCCGATAATCTTGTATTGCCCGTAATCCGGCAATATTTGATGTAAAGCTTGTGGGTATTTCGTTGTTACCAGTTTTCAGAATATTGATGAGGACAGGGTATGTTGGTAAGTTATATTTTTCTTCCGCAAGTGCAGCATAAGCACGCATCCGACGTGGCATTTGGGATTGATAGCGTAATTGCAATTCATTGAGAAGCAAAAATTCTCCATGTTGGGGACTACTGACACGGATTAAAACATCACTTTCCCGACTAATCCACTGAAATTCACTATTGAGAATTTCCCCAGCAACAACATCAGGAATTTGCGTTACCCATCTTGCCCAGTTATTGGGTGCGAGACTGATTAATTTTTTGGTACTAACATCAGCAGGCTTCGTCATTAAGGTATAGATGCACTCTAGTAAGTGAGATTTATGGTAACTTGAAATCTCCTATGGAATTCATGTAGACAAAATTTGCACAAATTCGTCTAAAGAATTTACTGCGATCGCGCTATCCATTAAAATTTCTAATTGTTCCACATTCTTGCCCTCAAGCCTTACTTCTACCTCATGGGAAATTTCGCCAAAGCGTTGTTCTAATACTCGGATTAACTGCCGTCGCGCCCCCTCTTGAATACCTTTTTGCTCAATCTCGTGATACCAAGGCGATTCTCGCAATACTGCCATATCCCACCTCATGATTTGTTGCACTAAAGGCGTGTCTAAGACAAAGCTAGCAAAAAATGCCAGCAATGATTCTAATTCGTTCAACTGTGCATCTGCTCTTAGCGCCTGTAGTGCGCGTTGCACAACTGATACCTCTCCCCCTCCTCGCAGGATTGGCACAAAGGGTAACAACGATGGTAGTGGTTGCTGAAACACTATTTCAGCATCGATTTCCCACAAATTAATCACGCGATAATCTTGGATGGCACGTAATCCCAAAAATTCCTGTTCGTAACTATTGACAATAGTTAAGGTGGGTGGAGGCGGTAAAATATTAACGAGTACTGGGTAAGTTGGTAATCGGTAGCGTTCTTGTGCTAGGGCTGCATAAGCTCTCATCCTTAGAGGTATCTGTGTTGTGTAACGCAGTTGTAGTTCATTTAGTACTAGAAAATCTCCGTGAGTGGCACTGTATGCCTTCACCAACACATCTGTTTCGCGGCTAATCCAGTGAAATTCAGAGCCAAGAATTTCTTTCGCCACGACTTCAGGACGTTG
Protein-coding sequences here:
- a CDS encoding transposase, whose translation is MTKPADVSTKKLISLAPNNWARWVTQIPDVVAGEILNSEFQWISRESDVLIRVSSPQHGEFLLLNELQLRYQSQMPRRMRAYAALAEEKYNLPTYPVLINILKTGNNEIPTSFTSNIAGLRAIQDYRVINLWEIDVNIAFQQPLPSLLPFVPILKGGENESIIREALRILRADEQLNQLETVLAFFATFVLENTLVQEIMRWDMTVLRESPWYQEILREGEARGEERGEARGELQGILSAIEINLELKFGDRGLNLMPQINQIQDLERFKTILRNIVTANTIEELQQIL
- a CDS encoding DUF4351 domain-containing protein produces the protein MGKAADIGSKRLINLAPDAWLQWVTQRPEVVAKEILGSEFHWISRETDVLVKAYSATHGDFLVLNELQLRYTTQIPLRMRAYAALAQERYRLPTYPVLVNILPPPPTLTIVNSYEQEFLGLRAIQDYRVINLWEIDAEIVFQQPLPSLLPFVPILRGGGEVSVVQRALQALRADAQLNELESLLAFFASFVLDTPLVQQIMRWDMAVLRESPWYHEIEQKGIQEGARRQLIRVLEQRFGEISHEVEVRLEGKNVEQLEILMDSAIAVNSLDEFVQILST